A genomic segment from Leptolyngbya boryana PCC 6306 encodes:
- the fusA gene encoding elongation factor G: protein MARTVPLERVRNIGIAAHIDAGKTTTTERILFYSGIVHKIGEVHEGTATTDWMEQERERGITITAAAISTQWTRRDADKPNQPGEGELEHKINIIDTPGHVDFTIEVERSMRVLDGVIAVFCSVGGVQPQSETVWKQANRYNVPRMVFVNKMDRTGADFFKVYGQIRDRLNVKYAVPIQIPIGAEDQFKGIIDLVRMKAYIHKDDLGREIEVTDIPEDLKEKAEEFRTILIESVAETDEALLEKYFAGEELTEEEIKAAIRKGTIEGIDGEFFVPLLCGSAFKNKGVQQMLDAVLDYLPSPIDIPPIQGTMPDGSLQARPPKDDAPLAALAFKVMTDKFVGRLTFVRVYSGVLAKGSYIYNSTKGKKERVSRLIILKADERIDVDELRAGDLGAIPGLSDTLTGDTLCPEGDNIVLESLFIPEPVISVAVEPKTKGDMEKLSKALKALSEEDPTFRVSIDQETNQTVIAGMGELHLEILVDRMLREFKVEANVGAPQVAYRETIRKAVKAEGKFVRQSGGKGQYGHVVIQLEPGEVGSGFEFVSKIVGGTVPKEYVGPAEQGMKEACESGIVAGYPLIDVKATLVDGSYHDVDSSEMAFKIAGSMAIKDGVMKASPVLLEPMMKVEVEVPEDFLGSVMGNLISKRGQIEAQGVERGIAKVTTKVPLAEMFGYATDIRSMTQGRGTFTMEFSHYEEVPKNVAETIIAKNKGNA from the coding sequence GTGGCTCGTACCGTCCCGCTCGAAAGAGTAAGAAACATCGGGATCGCCGCGCATATTGATGCGGGCAAAACAACAACAACAGAACGGATTTTATTTTACTCCGGCATCGTCCATAAAATTGGCGAAGTGCATGAGGGGACAGCCACAACGGACTGGATGGAGCAAGAGCGGGAGCGGGGAATCACAATTACCGCTGCTGCAATTAGTACTCAATGGACTCGTCGCGACGCAGACAAGCCGAACCAGCCCGGTGAAGGCGAACTCGAACACAAGATCAACATCATCGACACGCCTGGACACGTAGACTTCACGATTGAAGTTGAGCGTTCCATGCGAGTTCTAGATGGCGTAATTGCTGTGTTCTGTTCCGTGGGTGGCGTTCAGCCCCAGTCCGAAACTGTGTGGAAACAGGCGAATCGCTATAACGTTCCCCGCATGGTGTTCGTTAACAAGATGGACAGAACTGGCGCAGACTTCTTTAAGGTCTACGGTCAAATTCGCGATCGTTTAAACGTTAAATACGCTGTTCCAATTCAAATTCCGATCGGTGCTGAAGATCAATTCAAAGGCATCATCGATTTGGTTCGGATGAAAGCGTACATCCACAAAGACGATTTAGGTCGTGAAATTGAAGTCACCGATATTCCTGAAGATCTCAAAGAGAAAGCTGAAGAATTCCGCACGATTCTGATCGAATCCGTTGCAGAAACCGATGAAGCTCTACTTGAGAAGTACTTCGCTGGTGAAGAACTGACCGAAGAAGAAATTAAAGCTGCAATTCGCAAAGGCACGATCGAAGGAATCGACGGAGAATTTTTTGTTCCGCTGCTTTGTGGTTCTGCCTTTAAGAACAAAGGCGTTCAGCAGATGCTCGACGCAGTCTTGGATTACCTTCCTTCCCCGATCGATATTCCGCCGATCCAAGGAACGATGCCGGATGGAAGCCTTCAAGCTCGTCCGCCGAAAGACGATGCACCTTTGGCTGCACTCGCTTTCAAAGTCATGACCGACAAGTTCGTGGGTCGCTTAACCTTCGTTCGCGTATACTCTGGTGTGCTTGCGAAAGGAAGCTACATCTACAACTCGACCAAAGGTAAGAAAGAGCGCGTCTCTCGTTTGATCATCTTGAAAGCAGATGAGCGGATTGACGTAGACGAACTCAGGGCCGGTGATTTGGGAGCGATTCCTGGATTGTCCGACACGCTCACGGGTGACACTCTTTGTCCTGAAGGCGACAACATTGTGCTTGAGTCGCTGTTTATTCCTGAGCCTGTGATTTCGGTTGCAGTTGAACCGAAAACCAAAGGCGATATGGAAAAACTTTCCAAAGCGCTCAAGGCACTGTCTGAAGAAGACCCGACGTTCCGCGTCAGCATTGACCAAGAAACGAACCAAACTGTAATTGCCGGAATGGGCGAATTGCACTTGGAAATTCTCGTTGATCGTATGCTTCGCGAGTTCAAAGTTGAAGCAAACGTCGGTGCGCCTCAAGTTGCTTACCGTGAAACGATTCGCAAAGCTGTCAAAGCTGAAGGCAAATTTGTCCGTCAGAGTGGTGGTAAAGGTCAATATGGTCACGTTGTGATCCAGCTTGAACCCGGCGAAGTCGGAAGCGGATTCGAGTTTGTCTCGAAAATCGTAGGTGGTACAGTTCCGAAGGAATATGTCGGGCCTGCTGAGCAAGGGATGAAAGAAGCTTGCGAAAGTGGGATCGTTGCGGGCTATCCATTGATTGATGTGAAAGCAACACTCGTCGATGGTTCGTACCACGATGTAGACTCTTCTGAAATGGCGTTTAAGATTGCTGGATCGATGGCGATCAAGGATGGCGTTATGAAAGCCAGCCCGGTACTCTTAGAACCGATGATGAAGGTCGAAGTTGAAGTGCCAGAAGACTTTCTTGGCAGTGTAATGGGGAATCTGATCTCGAAGCGTGGGCAAATTGAAGCTCAAGGTGTCGAGCGCGGAATCGCCAAAGTCACCACCAAGGTTCCACTGGCAGAAATGTTTGGATATGCTACGGATATCCGATCGATGACTCAGGGACGCGGTACTTTTACAATGGAATTTAGCCATTACGAGGAAGTACCTAAGAACGTCGCTGAAACCATCATTGCGAAAAACAAAGGGAACGCTTAA
- the rpsG gene encoding 30S ribosomal protein S7, giving the protein MSRRVAIKKRPIPADSVHNSRLVTMMVRRIMKSGKKSLATRIVYDAFETIKERTGADPLETFERAVKNATPLVEVKARRVGGATYQVPMEVRTDRGIALALRWLIQFARARAGKSMSAKLANELMDAANETGSAIRKREETHRMAEANKAFAHYRY; this is encoded by the coding sequence ATGTCTCGTCGCGTCGCAATCAAAAAGCGTCCCATTCCTGCGGACTCGGTACACAATTCCCGTCTCGTCACCATGATGGTGCGGCGGATTATGAAAAGTGGCAAGAAATCTCTCGCCACTCGCATTGTTTATGATGCGTTTGAAACGATCAAAGAGCGCACTGGCGCTGATCCGCTCGAAACCTTTGAACGGGCTGTAAAAAATGCAACGCCGCTCGTCGAAGTGAAAGCGCGTCGGGTTGGTGGTGCGACTTATCAAGTTCCGATGGAAGTGCGAACCGATCGAGGAATCGCGTTGGCCTTGAGATGGTTAATTCAATTCGCACGGGCGCGGGCAGGAAAGTCCATGTCAGCGAAACTGGCGAATGAATTGATGGATGCTGCAAATGAAACCGGAAGCGCAATTCGTAAACGCGAAGAAACGCACCGGATGGCAGAAGCAAATAAAGCATTCGCGCACTATCGCTATTAA
- a CDS encoding LON peptidase substrate-binding domain-containing protein, giving the protein MTSSIAVRELPLFPLPDLVLFPGRPLPLHIFEFRYRMMMNTILESDRRFGVLMWDPVKGQPAPVGCCAEIVQFQRLQDDRMKILTLGQQRFRVLEYTREKPYRVGLVEWIEDHPPAIDLRPLAKEVNQLLHDVVRLTEKLSGQEIDLPEDIPELPTELSYWIASNLHNVPDEQQALLELQDTEARLERESEILTSTRNHLAARTVLKDTLKDVAE; this is encoded by the coding sequence ATGACATCATCGATCGCGGTTCGTGAACTCCCCCTGTTTCCTCTTCCCGACCTGGTACTTTTCCCAGGTCGCCCCCTTCCTCTTCACATCTTCGAGTTTCGCTACCGCATGATGATGAACACGATTCTGGAAAGCGATCGACGATTTGGAGTATTAATGTGGGATCCCGTTAAGGGACAGCCTGCTCCGGTGGGATGCTGTGCTGAGATTGTTCAGTTTCAGCGGTTGCAAGACGATCGCATGAAAATTCTCACACTTGGACAGCAGCGATTTAGAGTGTTGGAATATACTCGCGAAAAGCCATATCGAGTTGGTTTGGTGGAGTGGATTGAAGATCATCCTCCCGCGATCGATCTCAGACCTTTAGCAAAAGAAGTCAATCAACTTCTGCATGATGTGGTTAGGTTGACTGAGAAGCTTTCTGGACAAGAGATTGATCTGCCTGAAGATATTCCAGAGCTACCGACTGAGCTTTCCTACTGGATTGCTAGTAACTTGCACAATGTTCCAGACGAGCAGCAAGCATTGCTTGAGTTGCAAGATACGGAAGCTCGCCTAGAGCGAGAGTCTGAGATTTTAACTTCAACTCGGAACCATTTGGCAGCTAGAACGGTTTTAAAGGACACCTTAAAAGACGTTGCTGAATAG
- the rpsL gene encoding 30S ribosomal protein S12: MPTIQQLIRDERSKAKKKTKSPALKSCPQRRGVCTRVYTTTPKKPNSALRKVARVRLTSGFEVTAYIPGIGHNLQEHSVVMIRGGRVKDLPGVRYHIIRGTLDTAGVKDRKQGRSKYGAKRPKPAAAK, translated from the coding sequence ATGCCCACCATCCAGCAACTCATCCGAGATGAGCGCAGTAAAGCTAAGAAGAAAACCAAATCCCCGGCTCTGAAGAGTTGCCCTCAGCGTCGTGGAGTTTGCACACGGGTTTATACCACTACGCCGAAGAAGCCGAACTCGGCTCTGCGTAAGGTGGCGCGGGTTCGTTTAACTTCAGGATTTGAAGTGACAGCGTACATTCCCGGTATCGGTCACAACTTACAAGAACACTCCGTTGTGATGATTCGGGGCGGACGGGTAAAAGACTTACCTGGTGTCCGTTACCACATCATTCGCGGAACTCTTGACACGGCTGGTGTAAAAGACCGCAAACAAGGTCGTTCTAAGTACGGCGCGAAACGTCCGAAACCAGCGGCTGCTAAATAA
- a CDS encoding DUF1997 domain-containing protein: protein MDTRFSASLGVEMVVPEQPIHITNYLRQPQRVVNALAASSQIERLDSDLYRLKMRSLNFMTLSIQPIVDMRVWANEEAAINIQSAACELRGIEYVNDKFLFDLKGQLSPCQQHGETYLKGLANLAVAVELPPPLTFMPRPLIETTGNGLLLSVLTTIKQRLMQQLLTDYRNWVAVQVGTNSVQDSVVLKPLN, encoded by the coding sequence ATGGATACTCGGTTTTCCGCCTCTCTGGGAGTTGAAATGGTTGTTCCAGAGCAGCCCATTCATATTACGAATTACTTGCGCCAGCCGCAACGGGTTGTCAATGCACTCGCCGCTTCTAGTCAGATTGAGCGGTTGGATTCAGACCTTTATCGGCTGAAAATGCGATCGCTTAATTTTATGACCCTGAGCATTCAACCGATTGTCGATATGCGCGTTTGGGCAAATGAGGAAGCAGCGATTAATATTCAATCGGCTGCCTGCGAATTGCGCGGAATTGAGTATGTTAATGACAAGTTTTTATTCGATTTGAAAGGACAATTATCACCGTGTCAGCAGCATGGTGAAACTTATTTGAAAGGCTTGGCGAATCTTGCGGTCGCAGTTGAACTTCCGCCACCTCTGACCTTTATGCCACGCCCCCTGATTGAGACGACTGGAAACGGTTTGCTGTTGAGTGTTTTAACCACGATTAAGCAAAGATTAATGCAGCAGTTATTGACTGATTATCGGAACTGGGTTGCAGTGCAAGTGGGAACTAATTCTGTGCAAGATTCGGTTGTGCTTAAGCCTCTAAATTAA
- the tuf gene encoding elongation factor Tu: protein MARAKFERTKPHVNIGTIGHVDHGKTTLTAAITMTLSALGQAAARKYEDIDAAPEEKARGITINTAHVEYETESRHYAHVDCPGHADYVKNMITGAAQMDGAILVVSAADGPMPQTREHILLARQVGVPRLVVFLNKKDMVDDEELLELVELEVRELLSSYDFPGDEIPITAGSALQAVEAMTANPKTKKGENEWVDCIYALMDSVDEYIPTPERDVDKPFLMAVEDVFSITGRGTVATGRIERGKVKVQDEVELVGIRDTRKSTVTGIEMFKKSLDEGVAGDNAGILLRGIQKADIERGMVLAKPGSIKPHTKFESEVYILKKEEGGRHTPFFPGYRPQFYVRTTDVTGTISDFTTDEGGAAEMVMPGDRIKMTVELINPIAIEEGMRFAIREGGRTVGAGVVAKILK from the coding sequence ATGGCACGCGCAAAGTTTGAACGGACTAAACCCCACGTTAACATCGGCACGATTGGTCACGTTGACCACGGTAAAACGACGCTGACGGCTGCAATCACGATGACCCTATCAGCTCTGGGTCAAGCAGCGGCTCGGAAGTATGAAGACATTGATGCAGCTCCGGAAGAAAAAGCACGGGGTATCACCATCAACACCGCTCACGTGGAGTATGAAACTGAATCCCGTCACTACGCTCACGTAGACTGTCCTGGACACGCTGACTATGTGAAGAACATGATCACGGGTGCGGCTCAGATGGACGGCGCGATCCTGGTGGTATCGGCGGCTGATGGTCCCATGCCCCAAACTCGCGAACACATCCTCTTGGCTCGTCAGGTTGGCGTTCCCCGTCTGGTTGTCTTCTTGAACAAGAAAGACATGGTGGATGACGAAGAACTGCTCGAACTCGTAGAACTTGAAGTTCGCGAACTTCTCAGCTCTTATGACTTCCCCGGTGACGAAATTCCTATCACCGCTGGTTCTGCTCTTCAAGCAGTTGAAGCGATGACTGCGAACCCCAAAACCAAGAAGGGTGAAAACGAGTGGGTTGACTGTATTTATGCGTTGATGGATTCCGTTGACGAATACATCCCAACTCCTGAGCGTGATGTTGACAAGCCTTTCTTGATGGCGGTTGAGGACGTATTCTCGATTACAGGTCGGGGTACGGTTGCAACGGGTCGGATTGAACGTGGAAAAGTCAAGGTTCAAGACGAAGTTGAACTCGTTGGTATTCGTGACACTCGCAAGAGTACTGTAACGGGTATCGAAATGTTCAAGAAATCCTTGGATGAAGGGGTTGCTGGTGATAACGCTGGTATTCTTCTCCGTGGTATTCAGAAGGCTGACATTGAGCGTGGGATGGTCTTGGCTAAGCCAGGTTCGATCAAGCCTCACACCAAGTTTGAGTCTGAAGTTTACATTCTGAAGAAGGAAGAAGGCGGTCGTCACACTCCGTTCTTCCCTGGCTATCGTCCTCAGTTCTACGTTCGTACAACCGACGTAACCGGAACGATCAGCGACTTCACGACTGACGAAGGTGGCGCAGCAGAAATGGTGATGCCTGGTGATCGCATCAAAATGACGGTTGAATTGATCAACCCGATCGCAATTGAAGAAGGAATGCGTTTCGCAATCCGTGAAGGCGGCCGTACTGTTGGTGCAGGTGTTGTTGCTAAGATCCTCAAGTAA
- a CDS encoding HesB/IscA family protein, translated as MINLSPSAIAEVQRLRTRHSTPDALFRLQVIPGGCAGLAYETKFDLESRSDDRIFNCHGIQVAIDPQTATYLTELTIDFSEDLMGGSFRFHNPNAKKSCDCGVSFSVNES; from the coding sequence ATGATCAACTTAAGCCCTTCGGCGATCGCCGAAGTCCAACGCCTTCGCACCCGCCACTCTACTCCTGACGCTCTTTTCCGTCTCCAAGTCATTCCAGGCGGATGTGCCGGACTTGCTTATGAAACGAAATTCGATCTTGAAAGTAGATCCGACGATCGCATTTTCAATTGTCACGGCATCCAAGTCGCGATCGATCCACAAACCGCCACTTATTTAACTGAATTAACGATCGACTTTTCAGAAGACTTAATGGGCGGCAGTTTCCGCTTCCATAACCCCAATGCTAAAAAAAGTTGCGACTGTGGGGTCTCCTTCTCGGTAAACGAGAGCTAG
- the rpsJ gene encoding 30S ribosomal protein S10, with product MATIQQQKIRIRLKAFDRRLLDTSCEKIVDTANRTNATAIGPIPLPTRRRIYCVLRSPHVDKDSREHFETRTHHRLIDIYQPSSKTIDALMKLDLPAGVDIEVKL from the coding sequence ATGGCAACGATTCAACAGCAAAAAATTCGGATTCGTCTGAAAGCGTTCGATCGACGTTTACTCGATACATCTTGTGAAAAGATCGTCGATACCGCAAACCGCACGAATGCCACTGCAATTGGTCCTATTCCGCTCCCGACTCGCCGTAGAATCTATTGCGTTCTGCGTTCTCCCCACGTTGATAAAGACTCGCGTGAGCATTTTGAAACTCGCACTCACCATCGCTTGATCGATATCTATCAACCTTCTTCTAAGACCATTGATGCTTTGATGAAGCTTGACCTTCCGGCTGGTGTTGATATTGAAGTCAAACTCTAG
- the pheA gene encoding prephenate dehydratase, with translation MTISIAHLGPHGTYAETAALKYLNWFTKSHDQAALLCPYPSITQSLEAVAKEEVQVAVAPIENSIEGSVTMTLDALWRLDTLRIQHAIVLPIHHALLSIASDFSEIQTVYSHPQALAQCQNWLDRNLPSAQVIAANSTTEALQHLGEDQTIAAISSQRAAQLYSLPVLASPINDHPENCTRFIVVSLDPSPGGSRTSIAFSVSANQPGVLVKPLQIFAEKGINLSRIESRPTKRSLGDYVFFVDLEADTRQDAIQSALAELEHCTETLKIFGSYDVLPAIG, from the coding sequence ATGACTATTTCGATCGCACATTTAGGACCGCATGGAACTTATGCAGAAACGGCTGCACTGAAATATCTCAACTGGTTCACGAAAAGCCACGATCAAGCTGCGTTGCTGTGTCCTTATCCCAGTATTACGCAATCTTTAGAAGCTGTGGCAAAGGAAGAAGTTCAGGTTGCCGTAGCTCCCATCGAGAATTCGATCGAAGGAAGTGTCACGATGACCTTAGATGCTCTCTGGCGGCTTGATACCTTGCGAATTCAACATGCGATCGTATTACCGATTCATCATGCACTGTTGTCGATCGCATCTGATTTCAGCGAAATTCAAACGGTCTATTCTCATCCGCAAGCGCTGGCTCAATGTCAAAATTGGCTCGATCGCAATTTACCTTCGGCGCAAGTCATTGCCGCAAATTCTACAACTGAGGCATTACAGCATTTAGGTGAAGATCAAACGATCGCAGCGATTTCCTCACAAAGAGCAGCACAACTCTACAGCCTGCCCGTTCTTGCGTCTCCAATTAATGATCATCCAGAGAACTGCACGCGATTTATTGTTGTCAGTCTCGATCCTTCACCCGGTGGAAGTCGAACTTCGATCGCGTTTAGTGTCAGTGCGAACCAGCCTGGAGTATTAGTTAAACCGTTGCAGATTTTTGCAGAAAAAGGGATTAACCTGAGCCGAATTGAATCGCGCCCAACAAAGCGATCGCTCGGCGATTACGTGTTCTTTGTCGATTTAGAAGCCGATACCCGACAAGATGCGATTCAATCTGCACTCGCTGAGTTAGAGCATTGCACCGAGACTCTGAAAATCTTCGGAAGCTATGACGTTTTACCCGCGATCGGTTAA
- a CDS encoding ribonuclease HII — protein MPQNPTLEIEQSLWKQGLLRIAGVDEAGLGCLAGPIVAATVLLPVHCEMIAGVRDSKLLSASQRERLFDIVKSNAIAIGVGIATVREIEQINVLRASYLAMQRALSRVAPYDHALIDGRPIRQTALGSHTAIIDGDATCYAIASASIIAKVRRDRFMRRLAQRYPGYGWEKNAGYGTKQHLAAIQSLGITPYHRKTYAPVQKVIQQFELNLEA, from the coding sequence ATGCCTCAGAATCCGACCCTAGAAATCGAGCAGTCTTTGTGGAAGCAAGGACTGCTTCGGATCGCGGGTGTAGATGAAGCCGGATTAGGATGTCTTGCTGGCCCAATTGTGGCTGCAACGGTTCTCTTACCTGTGCATTGCGAAATGATTGCCGGAGTCAGAGATTCTAAGCTGCTTTCTGCATCTCAGAGAGAGCGACTATTTGACATAGTTAAATCAAATGCGATCGCGATTGGAGTTGGCATTGCCACAGTTCGAGAAATTGAGCAAATCAATGTTCTCCGCGCTTCCTATCTCGCAATGCAACGCGCTTTAAGCCGAGTTGCACCTTATGATCACGCATTGATTGATGGTCGTCCAATTCGGCAAACGGCTTTAGGCTCACATACTGCAATCATTGACGGAGATGCGACCTGCTACGCGATCGCGTCTGCCTCGATCATTGCTAAAGTCAGACGCGATCGCTTTATGCGCCGTTTGGCACAACGATATCCAGGGTACGGCTGGGAGAAAAACGCAGGATACGGAACAAAGCAGCATCTTGCCGCGATTCAATCCTTGGGAATTACTCCTTATCACCGCAAAACTTATGCTCCGGTACAGAAAGTCATTCAGCAATTCGAGCTTAATTTAGAGGCTTAA
- a CDS encoding Uma2 family endonuclease, whose protein sequence is MTIATYQWTIDRYHQAVEAGVFEDQAIELLKGELVLMSPEGTPHAYYSDRAARYLRRLLELPELAYVREAKPITLPNASEPEPDIAIVQPLDQIYLAHHPYPENVFWVIEYAQSSLTKDLEIKRKIYAEVNIAEYWVINLRDKKLIVFRTPVNGEYQSEVSVTSGVISPLSFPNIQIDVRQLITV, encoded by the coding sequence ATGACGATCGCAACTTACCAATGGACGATCGACCGTTACCATCAAGCGGTAGAAGCTGGCGTGTTTGAGGATCAAGCGATCGAATTGTTGAAAGGAGAATTGGTTCTGATGTCGCCTGAAGGGACACCTCATGCTTATTACAGTGATAGAGCCGCTCGTTACCTCAGACGATTATTGGAACTTCCTGAACTCGCTTATGTCAGAGAGGCAAAACCGATCACGTTGCCGAATGCATCAGAGCCAGAACCAGATATTGCGATCGTTCAACCCCTTGATCAAATTTATCTAGCGCATCATCCTTATCCAGAAAATGTATTTTGGGTCATTGAATATGCCCAGTCAAGCTTGACGAAAGATCTGGAGATTAAACGCAAAATCTATGCAGAAGTAAACATTGCTGAGTATTGGGTGATTAATCTGCGTGACAAGAAATTGATTGTTTTTCGCACTCCAGTGAATGGAGAGTACCAATCAGAAGTTAGTGTCACTTCTGGAGTAATCAGCCCATTGTCTTTTCCGAACATTCAAATTGATGTGCGGCAGTTGATAACTGTCTAA
- a CDS encoding cupin domain-containing protein: MAQAQEKTPTLTLSPTALKSVGASELRPWGSFTVLEEGRGYKIKRIEVKPGHRLSLQMHHHRSEHWIVVSGTAKVECGGEEITLSSNQSTYVPQCTTHRLENPGVIPLILIEVQNGEYLGEDDIVRFQDDYSRAN, translated from the coding sequence GTGGCTCAGGCTCAAGAAAAGACCCCAACCCTTACTTTATCGCCAACTGCTTTAAAGTCGGTGGGTGCTTCCGAACTCCGTCCTTGGGGTTCGTTTACAGTTCTGGAAGAAGGTCGTGGCTACAAGATTAAGCGGATCGAAGTCAAACCTGGTCATCGTCTTAGCTTACAGATGCATCACCACCGCAGCGAACACTGGATTGTAGTCTCCGGGACAGCAAAGGTTGAGTGTGGCGGTGAAGAAATTACCCTCAGCAGTAATCAATCGACCTATGTGCCTCAATGCACGACCCACCGCTTAGAAAATCCTGGCGTCATTCCTCTAATTCTGATCGAAGTTCAAAACGGCGAATATCTTGGCGAAGACGACATCGTAAGATTCCAAGACGACTACTCCCGCGCTAACTAA
- a CDS encoding phosphodiester glycosidase family protein — MTSPKFGFYVLALLSFSLPARADAPAALDFNVAQQSVPQRVPALNFNVPTAQGTQINLNGVTISGNWMQWQGNRVGISDAIIRSQFGAELLSTTDATRQPVQWFSEAVLPTRLTPPLRYLDVTDLAQKYGWQLQISGNILQISTPKANLTAIQQEQLAGNVDRITISLDRPITWQADPQSNELVLTFDAQADQNRIQAFKPTPSFRLRSLKVEPTPNRTTVRLGIPIGFRPRITTLSNPDRIVIDIGSNFLSDRDILWTNGLFWRQRSLTVRSNQFPIVWFEVNPRQPGLSIRPILPNTTTLTGTLPLFTTAQQSLTSAAINGGYFNRNNQLPLGAIKVNQRFASGPILNRGVVGWDAAGNWKFDRLRLQETLILSSGQRFPLTVLNSAYVQAGIARYTADWGSTYTTLTDNEILLTVQNNQAGTQQTAEKAGTVIPLPTTGYLLVFRSNRTAAASFPPATPIQLESIFTPSDLAAFPNLIGGGPLLIRDGQIVLDARLEQFSDAFIRETAARSAIGQTSDGRILIVTAQNNVAGLGATLSDMADIMQQLGAVNALNLDGGSSTTLYLGGQLLDRPPRTSARVHNGIGVFIQP, encoded by the coding sequence ATGACTTCTCCCAAATTTGGTTTCTACGTCCTAGCACTTCTCTCTTTTTCACTTCCTGCTCGGGCTGATGCCCCTGCAGCTCTTGATTTTAACGTGGCGCAACAATCCGTTCCCCAAAGAGTTCCTGCTTTGAATTTCAATGTTCCAACGGCTCAAGGTACTCAAATTAATTTGAATGGCGTAACCATCAGCGGAAATTGGATGCAATGGCAGGGAAATCGCGTCGGAATCAGTGATGCCATCATTCGTTCTCAATTCGGAGCGGAGCTTCTCAGTACAACCGATGCTACTCGCCAACCTGTGCAATGGTTCTCTGAAGCCGTTTTACCAACTCGACTCACACCACCCCTGCGATATTTGGATGTTACAGATCTCGCCCAAAAGTACGGGTGGCAACTGCAAATTAGCGGCAATATTCTCCAGATTTCGACTCCAAAAGCAAACCTGACAGCGATTCAGCAAGAGCAACTGGCTGGAAACGTCGATCGCATTACAATTTCGCTCGATCGCCCAATTACCTGGCAAGCTGATCCGCAGTCGAATGAACTTGTTTTAACATTCGATGCTCAGGCGGATCAGAACCGGATTCAAGCGTTTAAGCCGACGCCATCTTTTCGACTTCGTTCTCTCAAAGTCGAACCGACTCCAAACCGAACAACGGTTCGGCTCGGTATTCCCATTGGGTTCAGACCTCGAATTACCACGCTTTCCAATCCCGATCGTATCGTCATCGATATCGGTTCCAACTTTCTCAGTGACAGAGATATCCTCTGGACAAACGGCTTATTCTGGCGGCAAAGATCCTTAACTGTACGATCGAATCAATTCCCGATCGTTTGGTTTGAAGTGAATCCACGTCAACCGGGTCTCAGCATCCGCCCGATTTTGCCCAATACTACAACATTGACGGGAACCCTACCTTTATTCACCACGGCTCAACAGTCCCTCACTTCAGCAGCCATCAACGGTGGATATTTCAATCGCAATAATCAGCTTCCTCTAGGTGCAATTAAGGTAAATCAGCGATTTGCTTCTGGTCCAATTTTGAATCGGGGGGTTGTCGGCTGGGATGCAGCGGGAAATTGGAAGTTCGATCGCTTAAGACTTCAAGAAACTCTCATTCTCAGTTCGGGTCAACGCTTTCCTTTAACTGTTCTAAATTCTGCTTATGTTCAAGCTGGGATTGCCCGGTACACCGCTGATTGGGGCAGCACTTATACGACTTTAACCGACAATGAAATTCTGCTCACTGTCCAGAATAATCAAGCGGGAACTCAGCAAACCGCAGAAAAAGCGGGAACGGTCATTCCGTTGCCAACGACTGGATATCTGCTCGTTTTTCGATCGAATCGAACTGCTGCCGCATCTTTCCCACCCGCAACGCCAATTCAACTAGAAAGTATCTTTACTCCTTCTGACCTCGCTGCTTTTCCCAATCTGATTGGCGGTGGACCACTTCTCATCCGCGACGGTCAAATCGTTCTCGATGCTCGACTCGAGCAATTTAGTGATGCTTTCATTCGAGAAACGGCAGCTCGAAGCGCGATCGGACAAACTTCTGACGGCAGAATCCTCATTGTTACTGCTCAGAATAATGTTGCAGGTTTAGGTGCGACACTCAGTGACATGGCAGACATCATGCAGCAATTAGGTGCGGTCAATGCGTTAAATCTCGATGGAGGAAGTTCAACCACGCTTTATCTAGGAGGACAGTTGCTCGATCGACCTCCTCGTACTTCTGCCCGTGTTCATAATGGAATTGGCGTTTTTATCCAGCCCTAA